A window from Candidatus Methylomirabilis tolerans encodes these proteins:
- a CDS encoding outer membrane protein transport protein, which yields MNQKVLWRGIAAYITIFFVFCTTSNVYGSGFAVYTQGASALGQADAVIAHADDPSAIFFNPALINKLEGTQIELGTTLLFPSQEFESAATGNSSGTENRVFYPPTIFVTYKFNDKISAGLGIFSPFGLGIDWGNSWEGRYIATDSELKTFNFNPVVSYKVTPDFTFAAGVDFLLLDTTLKKRLNLSGLASAVPGLGLPAGLPDGRQKFKGDGNGVGYNFGILYDINKDISFGASYRSEIKVGIDGDATFALPSPSLGAIFPNTPGNSHITLPRVVQAGVAYKGFNRLTLETGMRWEGWSSFKELRINLDKPVLGSTTSITKKNWHDVYSANLGAKYQLNDTVALLAGYLYGGDPVPDKTFDPVVPDAPTHLFTVGTNIKYKNTRIDLAYGYQLLEGRSKNNTVTDPFNPSNNANGKYDTDIHMIGFSLTYRLQRSENPPPLFPATPTCRPKLFVANATSRPISCARPKRLPDS from the coding sequence ATGAATCAAAAAGTATTGTGGAGAGGAATAGCTGCTTATATAACTATATTCTTTGTCTTTTGTACTACCTCAAATGTTTATGGCTCTGGCTTTGCAGTCTATACGCAGGGCGCATCGGCTTTAGGTCAGGCAGATGCTGTAATTGCGCACGCAGATGACCCCTCGGCGATTTTCTTCAATCCCGCATTGATTAATAAACTCGAAGGAACACAAATTGAACTAGGAACAACCTTACTCTTCCCTTCGCAGGAATTTGAAAGTGCTGCAACGGGAAATTCATCTGGAACAGAAAATCGGGTATTTTATCCACCCACTATTTTTGTTACGTATAAATTCAATGATAAGATCAGCGCAGGTTTGGGCATCTTTAGTCCTTTCGGATTAGGGATTGACTGGGGTAATAGTTGGGAAGGAAGATACATAGCAACCGACTCAGAATTGAAAACTTTCAATTTCAATCCTGTAGTGTCATACAAGGTAACACCTGATTTTACATTTGCCGCAGGAGTGGATTTCCTTCTCCTTGACACAACGTTAAAAAAGAGACTTAACCTATCGGGCTTGGCGAGCGCGGTCCCTGGCCTTGGCCTTCCTGCTGGCCTTCCTGACGGTAGACAAAAATTTAAGGGTGATGGAAATGGTGTAGGGTATAATTTTGGAATCCTGTATGACATCAATAAAGATATTTCGTTCGGCGCCTCATACCGAAGCGAAATCAAGGTTGGCATTGATGGTGATGCCACCTTTGCCCTTCCCAGCCCCTCACTCGGAGCTATATTTCCAAATACTCCCGGTAATTCACATATTACGCTTCCACGAGTAGTCCAAGCAGGCGTCGCCTACAAAGGTTTTAATCGACTGACACTAGAAACTGGTATGAGATGGGAAGGCTGGTCATCATTTAAAGAATTAAGGATAAACCTAGATAAACCTGTTTTAGGCAGTACCACGTCCATTACAAAAAAAAACTGGCATGATGTGTACTCTGCAAATCTTGGGGCAAAATATCAACTGAATGACACGGTTGCATTGCTTGCCGGCTACCTCTATGGAGGAGATCCAGTACCTGATAAGACGTTTGACCCTGTTGTCCCAGATGCGCCTACACACCTTTTCACCGTTGGAACAAATATAAAATATAAGAACACGAGAATCGACCTAGCATATGGTTATCAATTGCTGGAGGGGAGGAGTAAAAACAATACGGTTACTGATCCATTTAATCCTTCAAACAACGCCAACGGGAAGTATGATACAGATATTCATATGATCGGCTTCAGTCTAACGTATCGTCTTCAGCGTTCCGAAAATCCTCCACCGTTATTTCCTGCTACCCCTACCTGCCGCCCCAAGCTTTTCGTGGCCAACGCAACGAGCCGGCCCATCTCCTGCGCACGGCCCAAGAGGTTGCCAGACTCCTGA
- a CDS encoding PilZ domain-containing protein produces the protein MDRLQRIAKFSHYAGLDNGLEERKKISRKRLRNILNHINFQTGTILINFKHLKYDTVLSLQVTPQPCLENSLECLWVEPAGLKQKLSAYKFLNFLLTDDLALILVEAALKEISEEGISFSLPEICYELSYRKVRRHLCKGIKVDFIQNGIIFYGSLLNFSAVSFCIEVSTEPSQPFHWVNPEDTVYVTFKNNQDVLYSGECRIIRQTYGQKKSAFVLKPVNDQIRRFKTKEFRSSRHKLSPSPNISFTHPFTQKLINMEVEDLTGSGFSVEEDMDNAVLLAGMIIPELYIELAHDFKIRCKSQVVNRNVYKANDDKTLAKCGMTILDMDIQEQVRLSSYLHQAVNKKAYVCNRVDMDALWRFFFETGFIYPKKYALMCADKERFKETYEKLYVENPHIARHFVCQDKGIIQAHISIIRFYEDTWLIHHHASLRAEHGNTGLVVLRQVERYINDFHRLYSTHMNFIGCYFRPDNKFPMRVFGGCAREINTPKACSVDSFVYFCFARTGTQPTSLPEAMTLTKTQPEDLLELENFYEYESGGLMLQALDLTPDMIDNDNLSKEFNRLGFKRERLLFSLKKNDALKAVIVVNVSDIGLNLSNLTNCFHVIILDANDLPINTIYICLSMLSKYYERQDEIPILLYPISYAQSQSVPDEKIYTLWILNTQYTDQYFKYMDNLFHHSHNEEVQDFIVYPEMHDDARTQRERHRRPLRIVTKNEIDSQHENEDGR, from the coding sequence ATGGATAGACTCCAAAGAATTGCTAAGTTTTCCCACTACGCCGGCCTAGATAACGGACTGGAAGAAAGAAAGAAGATCTCCAGAAAACGCCTAAGAAACATTCTGAACCATATTAATTTTCAAACTGGCACAATACTTATAAATTTCAAACATCTAAAATATGATACCGTCCTATCTCTTCAAGTCACGCCACAGCCATGTCTTGAAAATAGTCTGGAATGTTTGTGGGTTGAACCAGCAGGACTAAAACAGAAATTGAGTGCTTACAAATTTCTAAATTTTCTACTGACAGATGATCTAGCGCTTATTCTTGTTGAAGCTGCCTTAAAGGAAATAAGTGAGGAAGGAATTAGTTTCAGCCTTCCTGAAATTTGTTACGAACTTAGCTACCGCAAGGTAAGAAGGCATTTATGCAAGGGTATTAAAGTTGATTTCATTCAAAACGGTATAATATTTTACGGATCTCTTTTGAACTTTAGCGCTGTCTCGTTCTGTATAGAAGTATCAACTGAGCCGTCCCAACCATTTCATTGGGTTAATCCTGAAGATACAGTCTATGTTACATTCAAAAATAACCAGGATGTACTTTATTCAGGAGAATGCAGGATAATCCGACAAACATATGGCCAAAAAAAGAGCGCCTTTGTATTAAAACCTGTAAACGATCAGATACGCAGATTTAAGACAAAAGAATTTCGAAGCTCTCGACACAAATTGTCCCCCTCACCAAATATTAGCTTTACACATCCTTTTACTCAGAAACTTATCAATATGGAAGTTGAAGATCTGACAGGTTCTGGTTTTTCTGTTGAGGAAGATATGGACAATGCTGTGCTTTTAGCCGGAATGATTATCCCGGAACTGTACATAGAATTAGCACATGATTTTAAAATCAGATGCAAATCCCAGGTTGTTAATAGAAATGTTTATAAAGCCAATGATGACAAAACTCTCGCGAAGTGCGGAATGACCATCTTAGATATGGATATCCAGGAACAGGTAAGACTTTCGAGTTATTTGCATCAGGCGGTAAATAAAAAGGCCTACGTTTGCAATAGGGTGGATATGGATGCGCTGTGGAGGTTCTTTTTCGAGACAGGTTTTATCTATCCTAAAAAATATGCCCTTATGTGCGCTGACAAGGAAAGATTTAAAGAAACTTATGAGAAGCTTTATGTCGAAAATCCCCATATAGCCAGGCATTTTGTATGTCAAGACAAAGGCATAATTCAAGCGCATATATCTATAATCCGTTTTTATGAAGATACATGGCTAATTCACCACCATGCCTCCCTCAGAGCAGAACATGGCAATACCGGACTTGTTGTGCTGAGACAGGTTGAACGTTATATAAACGATTTTCACCGTCTCTATTCAACACACATGAATTTTATCGGTTGTTATTTCAGACCAGATAATAAGTTTCCTATGCGTGTTTTTGGAGGGTGTGCCCGAGAAATCAATACTCCAAAGGCTTGTTCTGTTGATTCCTTTGTCTATTTCTGTTTTGCAAGAACTGGCACACAACCGACTAGTTTACCGGAGGCAATGACATTAACAAAAACCCAGCCCGAAGACCTTTTAGAACTGGAAAATTTTTATGAATATGAATCCGGAGGCTTGATGCTTCAAGCCCTGGATTTAACGCCGGATATGATTGATAATGATAATCTCAGTAAGGAATTTAACAGGCTTGGTTTCAAAAGGGAAAGGCTTCTTTTTTCTTTGAAAAAAAATGATGCTCTAAAGGCAGTTATAGTGGTAAACGTTTCTGATATCGGCTTAAACCTGTCTAACCTGACGAATTGTTTCCACGTTATTATCCTGGACGCTAACGATCTTCCCATTAATACAATTTATATCTGCCTCTCCATGCTATCAAAATATTATGAGCGGCAGGATGAAATCCCTATACTATTGTATCCTATTAGCTATGCGCAAAGCCAGTCCGTACCCGATGAAAAAATATATACTCTATGGATTTTGAATACACAATATACTGATCAATACTTCAAATACATGGATAATTTATTTCACCATAGTCACAATGAAGAGGTTCAAGATTTTATAGTTTACCCCGAGATGCACGATGATGCGAGAACGCAACGTGAGAGACATCGGAGGCCGTTGCGCATTGTCACTAAGAATGAGATTGACTCCCAACATGAAAACGAAGACGGACGATAA